A genomic window from Sulfurospirillum multivorans DSM 12446 includes:
- a CDS encoding SEL1-like repeat protein, which translates to MIKILLVFGLLLSPLLADHFRDATLAYKAGNYAQAKELFELSIKKENAIQGYFYLGKMYLYGEGVEANASLAIPYLEQAVMKGNIKAKCYLAEAYLKNKIKHDDAVLLLNQGAKESVTCKEIASAYNILINS; encoded by the coding sequence ATGATAAAAATTTTACTCGTTTTTGGTCTGCTGCTTTCACCCCTGTTGGCTGATCATTTTCGCGATGCAACCTTAGCCTATAAAGCGGGCAATTATGCCCAAGCCAAAGAGTTATTTGAACTCTCTATCAAAAAAGAAAATGCCATTCAAGGTTATTTTTACCTTGGTAAAATGTATTTGTACGGTGAAGGGGTGGAAGCTAATGCTTCACTTGCGATTCCCTACTTAGAACAAGCGGTGATGAAAGGCAATATCAAGGCAAAATGCTACCTTGCCGAAGCCTATCTCAAAAATAAAATCAAGCATGATGATGCGGTTTTACTCCTCAACCAAGGAGCCAAAGAGAGCGTTACATGTAAAGAGATCGCCTCTGCTTATAACATACTTATTAACAGTTAA